In the genome of Syngnathoides biaculeatus isolate LvHL_M chromosome 14, ASM1980259v1, whole genome shotgun sequence, one region contains:
- the sdhaf3 gene encoding succinate dehydrogenase assembly factor 3, mitochondrial, translated as MATGSQVSQVCSLYKRILVLHRFLPIHLKALGDSYVKDEFRRHKNASPEEAKSFMSEWENYKDTLQSQVLDSVRDKNGYLKFGIDMSEEKLSHFQDEQIGQLYELLLESTKPNRQFHIGEDNK; from the coding sequence ATGGCTACAGGCTCCCAAGTCTCTCAAGTTTGTTCTTTATACAAGAGGATTCTCGTGCTGCATCGCTTTCTGCCAATACATTTAAAAGCTCTCGGCGACAGCTACGTGAAAGACGAGTTCAGAAGACACAAGAACGCATCGCCCGAAGAAGCGAAGAGCTTCATGAGCGAGTGGGAAAACTACAAGGACACTCTGCAGTCGCAGGTTCTGGACTCGGTGAGGGACAAAAACGGCTATCTGAAATTCGGGATCGACATGTCGGAGGAGAAACTGAGCCACTTCCAAGATGAGCAGATAGGGCAACTGTACGAGCTCCTGCTTGAATCCACAAAGCCTAATAGACAGTTTCATATCGGGGAGGACAATAAATAA